The Streptomyces sp. A2-16 sequence GCGGATCGCCCGAGTTCCAGACCCGGCAGCAGGGTCTGCTCGGCCTCGAGTCCGAGTACGGCCTGAAGTTCAAGTCCTTCAAGGCCCTCGACGCGGGTGGTCCGCTGACCCAGGCGGCGCTGAAGAAGAACACCGTGCAGGCCGCGGACATCTTCACGACCGACCCCACCATCACCAAGGAGAAGTTCGTCGTCCTCAAGGACCCGAAGAACCTGTTCGGCTTTGCGAACGTGACCCCCCTGGTGTACAAGTCCGGCCTCTCCTCGGAGGGCGTCGCCGCCCTCAACGCGGTCTCGGCCAAGCTGGACACCAAGGCGCTCCTCGACATGGACTACCAGGTCCAGCTGGAGAACAAGGACCCGCTGGACGTGGCGAAGGCCTGGCTGAAGACGAACGGCCTCGGCTGACCTCGATCGACGACCGGCCTCGGCTCACCTCGATCGACGACCGGCCTCGGCTGATCCCGATCGGCGCGCGGCCTCGGCCGGCACCGATCCACGACCGGCGCGGACACCCGCCTCCACGGGGGTGATCCGCGCCGTTCGCGTCCGCGCCGCTCACGCCCCGAGTTCCGCCCGCACCCGCGCCGCCGCTCCCACCGCCACCGCGTCCGCGCCGAGCAGCGCGGGCACCACCCGCACCGGATGCCCGCTGACCGGCGGTTCGGCGCCCAGGGCCCGCAGGATCGGTGGTGCGAGGAGCGCCCAGGCGCGGCTGACGCCCCCGCCGATCACGACGGTGGTGACGTCCAGGAGCCCCGCCGTGACGAGCAGCGCGCGGGCGACGGCGGTGCCCGCCTCCTCGTACACGGCGAGCGCGTCCGGGTCGGCGGCCTCCGCGCTCTCACGGGCGCTCAGTGCACGCCCTGTCCGCTCGGCGTACCGCGCCGCGATCGCCCGTCCCGACGCCAGTGTCTCCAGATGACCGCGCCCGCCGCACGTGCACGGCAGGTCGCCGAAGCCCGGCACGTGCCCGATCTCGCCCGCCGCGCCGTGCGGACCGTCGTACAGTGCCCCGTCCAGCCACAGCGCCCCGCCGACCCCGGTGCCCAGGGTCATCCCGAGCACGTGCGGCTCACCCGCGACCGCTCCGGCCGTGGCCTCGCCGCGCAGGAACGCGTTGACGTCGTTGTCCAGGAACGCCGGCACCCCGAGCGCCTCCTCGAACGCGGACGTCACCGCGAACCCCGCCCAGTCCCGGAAGGAGTCGCTGGCGACCAGGATCCGCCCCCCGCGCGCGTCCACCACGCCCGCCGCCCCGACCCCGACACCCAGCAGCCGTGCGCCCGTACGGTCGAGCAGCCGGCGTACGGCGGCCAGCGCGGCGCCGGCCATCGCACCCCCGCCGGCGGCCGCGGGGGTGGGCACCTCCAACCGCTCCACCACGGTCAAGTCGCCCGAGAGCAGCGCTACTTGGGTGGTCGTGCCGCCGATGTCGACCCCGGCGAGCACCTTCACGCGGTGGCCTCCGTCCGCCGTCGGGCCCGCCGCTCCCGTTGGACCACCGGGTCCGGCACGGGTACGGCCGCGATGAGCCGCCGCGTGTACGCGCTCTCCGGGCGCAGCAGCGTGGACATGGTCGCCCCCTGTTCCTCGATGCGCCCGTCCCGCATGACGACGACCCGCTGTGCGAACTCCTGCACCACGGCCAGGTCGTGGGAGACGAGGAGACAGGCGAACCCCAGCTCCCGCTGCAACTCGGCGATCACCTCCAGCACGGTCCGCTGCACGCTCACATCGAGCGCGCTCGTCGGCTCGTCCGCGACCAGCAGCCGGGGTTCCAGCACCAGCGCCCGCGCCAGACTCACCCGCTGCCGCTGACCGCCGGACAGCTCACGGGGGCCGCGCTCGGCCAACTCCTGCGGCAGCCGCACGAGTTCGAGGGCCTGCGCGACCCGGTCCCGACGTTCCGCCCGCGACATGCCCCGGCGGTGCACCCGCAGCGGCTCGGCCACGCACTGGGCCACACTCATCCGCGCGTCCAGCGAGGCCACCGGGTCCTGGAGCACCACACCCACACCGGACAGCAGGGCCCGCCGCTTCCGGCCCCGGACCCGGCCCAGGTCGGCCCCGAACAGCGACGCCGAGCCGGAGGCGGGCGCGATCAGCCCGAGCGCGACCCTGGCCGCCGTCGACTTGCCCGACCCGGACTCGCCCACGAGCCCGACGGTCTCACCGGGACGGACGTCGAGGGAGACGCCGTCGAGGGCCCGGACCCGACCGAACCGCACCGACACCTCACGCAGCCGCACCACCGCGGGCTCCTCGACCTCGACCGGGGGAGCGTCCTCGCCGGTGAACCTCAGCCGCGGCACCGCCGCCAGCAGCTCCCGCGTGTAGGTGTGACCGGGCCGCAGCAGCACCTGCTCCACCGGCCCGCTCTCCACGACCTCGCCCCGCAGCATCACGGCGACCCGGTCCGCGAAGTCGGCCACCACGCCCATGTTGTGCGTGACCAGCAGGACACCGGTGCCGGAGTCGGCCGCCAACCGCCGCAGCAGATCCAGGATCTCGGCCTGCACAGTGACGTCGAGGGCGGTGGTCGGCTCGTCCGCGATCAGCAGGCTCGGCGAGTTGGCGATCGCCATGGCGATGACGACCCGCTGCCGCTGGCCGCCCGACAGCTGGAAGGGGAACGCCGAGGCCCGCCGCTCCGGCTCGGGAATCCCGACACGGCGCAGCAGCTCGACCGCCTCCCGGGCGGCCTCGGACCGGGAGACGGCCCGGTGATTGCGTACGACCTCCGCGATCTGGGCACCGACCCGGGTCAGCGGATCGAGAGCGGTGGCCGGTTCCTGGAAGACCATGGAGGCGGTCCGTCCTCGCAGCCGGGCCAGTGACGCCTCCGACGCGCCGACGATCTCCGTGCCGTCGACCGTGATCCGCCCCGACGCGCGCGCGTTGCCCGGCAGCAGCCCCATCGCGGCGAGCGCGACCGTCGACTTGCCGGACCCCGACTCGCCGACCAGCGCCAGGGTCTCGCCGGGCCGCACCCGCAGCGACACCCCGCGCACGGCGGGCACGTCACCCGTCTCGGTGGAGAAGGTCACCCCGAGGTCCTCGATGGCCAGGATGTTCACGCCCGTCCCCTCACGTCGAAGGCGTCCCGCAGGCCGTCGCCGATCGCGTTGAACGCGCACACGACGAGGATGATCGCCAGGCCCGGTGGCACGATCAGCCACCAGCGCCCCGAGTACGCGGCCGTCAGCCCGGTCGACAGCATGCCGCCCCAGTCGGTCTTCGGCGGCTGCACACCGAGGCCCAGATACGACACGTACGCGATGAGCAGGATCGCGTCGGCGACCTGGAAGGTGGCCGCGACGACGATCGTGGAGACGGCGTTGGGCAGGATGTGCCGGCGGATCGCCCGCCCGTGCGTGCCGCCGGTGGCGCGCAGTGTCAGCACGTAGTCCCGGTTCTTGAGCGTGAGCGTCTCGGCCCGCACGAGCCGGGACGGCACCAGCCAGGACACCAGCCCCAGCACGACGATCAGCCCGAGCGTGCCGGGACTGGTGATGGCGGAGACGACCAGCAGGATGAACAGCGCGGGGATGGCGATGCCGGCGTCGACGACCCGCATCATCACCGCGTCCACCCAGCCGCCCACGTATCCGGCGACCGCGCCCCACAGGGTCCCGATGACCGTGGCGAGCACCCCGGCCGCGAGCCCGACGAGCAGGGAGACCTGACCGCCGTACATGAGCCGCCCGAGCTGGTCATGCCCGACGGCGTCGGTACCGAGCCAATGGGCCGAATCGGGCGCCAGGTTGACCTGGGTGAGATCGGTATGGGTCTGGTCGGTGGAGTACACCAGCGGGCCGACGAAACAGAACAGCAGGAAGAGAACGACCACAGCGCTCCCCGCAACAGCGAGCCGATTTCGCGCGAAGCGCGCTCTCAGCGGCGAGGGGGTGCGTCCCTTCGCGGCTCCGCCGCGGGGCGCGATCAGCCCCCACCGGCCCGCGCTTTGAACACTCACGCCCGCCCCTCCTTCACCCGAGGATCCACAACCCGCTGCACGACATCCGCGAGCAAGGTCCCCACCACGGTCGCCACCGAGATCACGAGCACACACCCGAGCAGCACCGGATAGTCCGACGACTGGGCCGCGGACCAGAACAGCAGCCCCATCCCCGGGTAGTTGAACAACTGCTCCACCACCAGCGCGCCGCCGAACAGCACCGGCACGTAGTACCCGAGCATCGCCACGACCGGGGTCAGCGAGTTGCGGAGGACGTGCCGGAAGAGCACCGCGTACTGCGAGGCCCCACCCGCCCGAGCGGTCCGCACGTAGTCCTCCGAGAGGTTCTCCAGGGTCGCGCCGCGCATGTACCGGCTGAACACGGCGACCATGGACGCGGCCCCGGTCACCACGGGCAGCACCAGCGCCGCCGGGTCCGCGAACACCTGCCCCAGCGTGTCCCCCTGGGGTGCCTGGGAGGGGAACCACCGCAGGACCTGCGTGAACAGCAGGATCAGCAGCAGTCCCAGGAAGTACACGGGCGTGGAGTACGCGACGAAACCCAGCGTGGTGATGACGTAGTCGGCCGGCTTGTTCCGTCGCACCGCCTGCCACATCCCGAGCGGCACCGCCAGCAGCAGCCCGACGACGGCCGACAGCACGGTCAGCACCAGGGTCTTCGGCAGCCGTTGCCCGATCAGCCGAGAGACCGCTTCGTTCAGCGTGTACGACGTCCCGAGATCCCCCTGCACCAACTCGCGCAGATACAGGACGTACTGCACCGGCAAGGACCGGTCGAGCCCCTGCTCGTGATTGAACGCGGCGATCTGGCCGGCCGTCGCCTGCGGTCCGAGGATTCCGCGTGCGGGGCCCCCGGGCAGTGCGTGCAGCAGGCCGAAGACCACGATCGTCACGATCAGGATCACGGCGAGGGCCTGAAGGAGCCGGCGGACGAGGTAGAGCACCGTGTCCACTAGTCGGTCCACTTCCACTGCGCCGGGTGGAAGTTGGCGAGCGAGTCCTGGGAGAAGCCGCCGAGTCCGTCTCTGACGACGGAGATCTGGTAGTCCGGCTCGGGCAGCCAGATCACCGGCAGGTCCTTCGCGAGGGCCGCGCTGTAGTCCTGGATCGCCCGGTTCGAACTCGACGTCGTGGAGGCGGAGACGAGCTTGTCGACGTCCGCGTTCGAGTAGCCGCCGAAGTTGGAGCCGCCGCCGGTCTGGAACAGCGAGTCACCGGTCGGGAAGGCGTTGAAGTACCAGCTGCCCGCCGTGCCGAAGAAGCTCAGCTGCCACTTGCAGATGGGCTGGCCCGAGGTGCACTGCGGGGTCTGGGAGAGCACCGAGTTGACCGGAGCCGTCCTGATGGAGAACTTGATGCCGCTCTTCGCGAGCGAGGACTGGATCGCGCTCATCATGTTGTCGGTGACCGCGGAGCCGGACTGCGAGAGGACCTGCATCTCGAACTTGGTGCCCTTGGCGATGCCTTCACCGCACTTCGCGGGCTCGGCACAGGTCATCACCCCGCCCTGCTCGGTCCAACCGTGGCTGGTCAGGAGCGACTTGGCGGTGTCGTTCGAGAAGGGGTACGGGTTGTCCTTCTGGACCGGCGACAGGAAGTCGGAGGCCTGTCCCTGCGGGATCGGCCCGTATCCGGGTACCGCCGTGCCGTTGAGGACGACTTTCGCGAGGGTGGTCTGGTCGATGGAGTGCTGGACGGCCTGACGGGCGTAGAGCTGCTTGAACACGGCGCCCATCGCCGGGTTGTTGAAGTTGTACGGCATGTAGGTGATCGCCCAGCCCGACCACGGCTCCACCTTGTAGCCCCGCGCGGTGAAGCTGTCCTTCTGGTCGAGGTCGGTGGCCTCGATGTAGCCGTAGTCGACGCTGCCGGAACGCAGGGCGTTCTTCTCGGCGTCCGCGGTGGTGAAGGGGAGCAGGTTCACCGTGGGGATGTTCGCCTTCTCGCCGCCGTCGTACTTCTTGTTGGCGGTGAGGACCACTTTGCCCGCCGTGGAGAAGGACTTGACGGCGTAGGGGCCGCTGACGGTCTTCCACAGCGGGTCGGAGGCGTACCCGGAGATGTTCTTGGCCGCGTCGTTCAGATACGTCCACGCCTGCTTGGCGTCCCGGCCCCCGGCCCAGGCGTGCTGCGGCAGCGGGGTGATGGAGTTGAGCTCGTTGGCCAGCATCCACTGCGGGTTGTAGGCCCGGTCGAAGGTAATGGTGAAGTGGCGGTCGTCGACCGTCCTGAAGGACGTCCAGTTGTCCGGCGCCTTGCCCGGGTTGTAACCCGCCCACTGGGCCTTGTTCGCCTTGATGAGGTCGAACCAGAACTTCACGTCCGCCGAGGTGATCGGCTTTCCGTCGCTCCAGTGCCGGTCGCCCAGGGTGATCGTCACGCTCTTGTTGTCGGCGGCGAAGTCGGCGGCCGTGGCGACCGAACCGGCCTTGTTCCAGGCGATCTTGCCCGTGGAGCCGTCGTAGGCGATGAGCGGCTCCCACAGGGTGTTCGCGATGGAGATGTTGTTGGTGTTGAGGTGCGCAGCGGTGCCGATCGGCAGGATCCAGTTCGGGGTGAAGTTCGCCGGCAGCGCGTAGTTGATGACGTCGTGCGAGGACGACGACGTGCCGCTCGACCCGGAACACGCGGTGAGAAGCAGGGCGCCCGCGCTGAGGGCGGCGGCGCCGGCGAAGAGTCTCGTGCGGACAGGGGACATGGTTGCTCCAGGGACAAGGGAGGCGGAAGCGGGGGTGGAGCCAGTGAACGCCCCGTCCGTTGGAAGAAACAGGCGCGCCGCTGTAAAAAGCCTGTTTCTGCTGTTCTGGAAAAAGGACAGGGAGAGTTTTGGGACTTACGCTCGACGCCCCGACCCCG is a genomic window containing:
- a CDS encoding ABC transporter ATP-binding protein; translation: MNILAIEDLGVTFSTETGDVPAVRGVSLRVRPGETLALVGESGSGKSTVALAAMGLLPGNARASGRITVDGTEIVGASEASLARLRGRTASMVFQEPATALDPLTRVGAQIAEVVRNHRAVSRSEAAREAVELLRRVGIPEPERRASAFPFQLSGGQRQRVVIAMAIANSPSLLIADEPTTALDVTVQAEILDLLRRLAADSGTGVLLVTHNMGVVADFADRVAVMLRGEVVESGPVEQVLLRPGHTYTRELLAAVPRLRFTGEDAPPVEVEEPAVVRLREVSVRFGRVRALDGVSLDVRPGETVGLVGESGSGKSTAARVALGLIAPASGSASLFGADLGRVRGRKRRALLSGVGVVLQDPVASLDARMSVAQCVAEPLRVHRRGMSRAERRDRVAQALELVRLPQELAERGPRELSGGQRQRVSLARALVLEPRLLVADEPTSALDVSVQRTVLEVIAELQRELGFACLLVSHDLAVVQEFAQRVVVMRDGRIEEQGATMSTLLRPESAYTRRLIAAVPVPDPVVQRERRARRRTEATA
- a CDS encoding ROK family protein, which translates into the protein MLAGVDIGGTTTQVALLSGDLTVVERLEVPTPAAAGGGAMAGAALAAVRRLLDRTGARLLGVGVGAAGVVDARGGRILVASDSFRDWAGFAVTSAFEEALGVPAFLDNDVNAFLRGEATAGAVAGEPHVLGMTLGTGVGGALWLDGALYDGPHGAAGEIGHVPGFGDLPCTCGGRGHLETLASGRAIAARYAERTGRALSARESAEAADPDALAVYEEAGTAVARALLVTAGLLDVTTVVIGGGVSRAWALLAPPILRALGAEPPVSGHPVRVVPALLGADAVAVGAAARVRAELGA
- a CDS encoding ABC transporter permease is translated as MDTVLYLVRRLLQALAVILIVTIVVFGLLHALPGGPARGILGPQATAGQIAAFNHEQGLDRSLPVQYVLYLRELVQGDLGTSYTLNEAVSRLIGQRLPKTLVLTVLSAVVGLLLAVPLGMWQAVRRNKPADYVITTLGFVAYSTPVYFLGLLLILLFTQVLRWFPSQAPQGDTLGQVFADPAALVLPVVTGAASMVAVFSRYMRGATLENLSEDYVRTARAGGASQYAVLFRHVLRNSLTPVVAMLGYYVPVLFGGALVVEQLFNYPGMGLLFWSAAQSSDYPVLLGCVLVISVATVVGTLLADVVQRVVDPRVKEGRA
- a CDS encoding ABC transporter permease — its product is MIAPRGGAAKGRTPSPLRARFARNRLAVAGSAVVVLFLLFCFVGPLVYSTDQTHTDLTQVNLAPDSAHWLGTDAVGHDQLGRLMYGGQVSLLVGLAAGVLATVIGTLWGAVAGYVGGWVDAVMMRVVDAGIAIPALFILLVVSAITSPGTLGLIVVLGLVSWLVPSRLVRAETLTLKNRDYVLTLRATGGTHGRAIRRHILPNAVSTIVVAATFQVADAILLIAYVSYLGLGVQPPKTDWGGMLSTGLTAAYSGRWWLIVPPGLAIILVVCAFNAIGDGLRDAFDVRGRA
- a CDS encoding peptide ABC transporter substrate-binding protein codes for the protein MSPVRTRLFAGAAALSAGALLLTACSGSSGTSSSSHDVINYALPANFTPNWILPIGTAAHLNTNNISIANTLWEPLIAYDGSTGKIAWNKAGSVATAADFAADNKSVTITLGDRHWSDGKPITSADVKFWFDLIKANKAQWAGYNPGKAPDNWTSFRTVDDRHFTITFDRAYNPQWMLANELNSITPLPQHAWAGGRDAKQAWTYLNDAAKNISGYASDPLWKTVSGPYAVKSFSTAGKVVLTANKKYDGGEKANIPTVNLLPFTTADAEKNALRSGSVDYGYIEATDLDQKDSFTARGYKVEPWSGWAITYMPYNFNNPAMGAVFKQLYARQAVQHSIDQTTLAKVVLNGTAVPGYGPIPQGQASDFLSPVQKDNPYPFSNDTAKSLLTSHGWTEQGGVMTCAEPAKCGEGIAKGTKFEMQVLSQSGSAVTDNMMSAIQSSLAKSGIKFSIRTAPVNSVLSQTPQCTSGQPICKWQLSFFGTAGSWYFNAFPTGDSLFQTGGGSNFGGYSNADVDKLVSASTTSSSNRAIQDYSAALAKDLPVIWLPEPDYQISVVRDGLGGFSQDSLANFHPAQWKWTD